The Engystomops pustulosus chromosome 7, aEngPut4.maternal, whole genome shotgun sequence DNA window atgacccccagtaaataggtagccacagcacatgccccccagtagatagatagccaaagCATATTCCCcacagtagataggcagccccagtacatggccccagtaaataggtagccacaccacatgtcccccagtagataggtagccacagcacatgctccccaatagataggtagccacagctcatgcccaaggtagataggtagtcacagcacatgtctcACAGTAGatcagagcaaaaaaaaaaaaaagagaatactcacctacctgctctcccttcagcgGCTTCTCATTACTCCcgcgctcttctctatgacccaggtgctgCTGCCATTGTTACTTAGGCAATGGCTCCAGGGTCATAGAGAGTAGTGGATGCTGCTATATAGTAGTGGGCGCTGTCACCTAAGCAATGGTGCGGCAATGGCACCTTGGTTACACAAAGGATGCAGCTAGCGGTAACATccctgcctgcatccagtgatcatcgctgtgtgtgtcttagatgtacacactgccgatcgctattaatcaatgatttgtctgcAAACCAGAagaagccatcaaaagagccacattagGCTCCCTGATGTAGATACACGCTGAAGACATCAAAACTATTAATTAACACATGTGTgggattatttactaagtgtaaaacaactgaaaatatatcttatattctagattcttcaaagtagccaccttttgctttgattactgctttgcacactcttggcattcccttgatgagcttcaagaggtagtcacctgaaatggtcttccaacagccttaaaggagttcccagagatgcttagcacttgtttgcCCTTTTGCCTGcactctgtggtccagctcaccccaaaccatctcaattgggttaaggtctggtgactgtggaggccaggtcatcggCCGTAGCATCCCATcaatctccttcttggtcaaatagcccttgcatagtctggaggtgtgtttggggtcattgtcctgttgaaaaataaatgatggcccAACTTTACGCAAACCAGATGGTAttgcatgccgctgcaagatgctgtgttaacaatgctggttcagtataccttcaattattattaataataattcctttatttatatagcacacacagattacacagcactgcacaaagcttgtgggcccacaatctaatcaacctagcagtatgtttttgttgtgtgggaggaaaccggaggaaacccacgcaaacactgagggaacattcaaactctttgcaaattatgacctggatgggacatgaacccaggaccccagcactgcaagtctgtagtgctatccaattttgaataaatccccaacagtgtctccagcaaagcacccccacaccattacacctcctcttccatgcttcacggtgggaaccaggcatgtagagtccatttgttcaccttttctgcatcgcaCAAAGACACGGGGGTTGGAACTAAAGatttcaaatttggactcatcagaccaaagcatagATTTCCACTGGTCAATTGTCCATCCCAGTCTCttttgcttgttgcctgtccttagcagtggtttccaagcagctattttaccacgaaagctgctgcacacagtctcctcttaccagttgttgtagagatgtgtctgcggCTAGGACTCTGTGTGGCAATGACCTGGTCTCTGATCTGAGCTGCTGTTTACttgtgatttctgaggctggtgactcggatgaacttatccttcgcagcagaggtgactcttggtcttcctttcctggggtggtcctctTGTGAACCAGTTTCTTGGTAGCACTTGATGGGTTTTGCAACAGtagttggggacactttcaaagttttcccagttttttgtactGACTGACTTTGACTTTATTTCtcaaagtaatgatggccacttgtttttctttacttagaatttgtattatggctagaaaaaaaagcatctaacagtctattcagtagggctATCAGCTGGAAACCACCTGAGGGTgtagtcacacgtcgcgtttgacgcattgcaacagctaaagagagattttcctaattaaacagctgttaacacttgcgtttacaaaacacaaccattAACGCCTTGTTAACGTGAGTGTTAACACCGCATTAACGCATACTTTCATTAACGCAATGTTAGCGCATGCATTAACGCgagtgttaacatttgcgttttgtgaTCACAAGTGTTAACATCTGtttaattaggaaaatctctcttcagctgctgcaatgcgtttttaaatgcatgcgttaaatgtgacgtgtgactgcactctgacttctgcacaacacaactgatggtcccaaccccatttataaggcaagaaatcccacttattgaCTGACaggacacctgtgatgtgaaaaccttttcttgtgactacctcttgaagctcatcaagagaatgccaagagtgtgcaaagcagaaatcaaagcaaaaggtggctactttgaagaacctagaataagacatattttcacttgtttcacacttttttgttatctatataattaatatagttttgatgccttcagtgtgaatctacaatttttatagtcaaaaAATACAGAAAGCTCTTTGAATGaagaggtgtgtccaaacttttggtctgtactgtatgtgtggcAATACTGTAGTACATATCATGTCACCTGTGTGTCACTCTAAATTAGTGAGAAAGAGTCCAGAGTACTTAGTCAGGCTTCAATGTGCCCCAAGCCAGCACTTAGAACTGTTTCACACAAGCCATAGTCACTGTGGACACTGTAAGTGTTGACTCCTTGCAACACATATTAATATGGCAATATGGTCAGTTTTTAAACatgcgtttttagtccgtttaaaaatgcatccgtttttgaccattttccatgcatttggctgtttaacataatagataaacaggttcaaagcagaaAAACACATGGAaaacggtcaaaaatggatgcattttaaaaatgcactgaaaatgcatgcttaaaaacagaccaaaaacgcaacatgtggcatcaccctcaggcaTGTTTGCAGTCATTGTAATCACTTCTGCGAGATGTGAACAATGTGCAGAGAAGAAGAAGCACAGGAGTCTCCTAGTAGGAGGGGAGGGGAAAAGCTTTGTGCATGTTGGTATAACCATGCATTAAGGGCATCACATTGTAATTACAGCTTTATAGACTCAGACACTGCAGGGGGGTGTCCAAGTGACACAAGAGACTCCCCCCTCAGTCATTAATTGCACAAACGTGTTAACCCTTGGGGACAAAAGTGACAAGCCTGAATGCATGCTTACTTTATCCACATCAATGTTGTTTCTCTTCATGTAATCAAGATCATTGGCCTGTCCACCCTGAACATATTCCATCACCAGAACTCGCTCTGTGCTTATGTCCCAGTGGATTTTAGGTATCTGAAACAGCAAAAGCAAGTCAAAGTTTTTCAAGCATGTGAAAGTCAGAACTAGTATGCAAAGACTGGAATGTCTCCATGTACTGTGCAATACTGAAGAATATGTATGGTCAGAGATTGTTCACTTGCTTGAGACTACATTTTCTTCATGCCGTAAGAAAGCCATTCAACAGAGCATATTACATATAGTCACAAAAGGGCATTGACCCAAGTGTCTTGGGATAAATCTTGACTATTCACATTAAAAGATGACACTACTTCTTGGACTCCAGATCAGTCCTGATCTTGTCTAGGCTCAACTTACCTTAAGAAAAGGGAACTTACGGACCATGTCCGCCATTTTTTCCGCATTGCGGGCCTCATTCAGAAAGTCAAGCTCTCGTGGAAGGTTCTTCTTAGCTTCCTCAACCAGCCACATGAACTCAAACTGTGGAAAGACTTTCTTTACAATTCGAAGGAGAACCTGGACAAATTACATTACAAAGGCAATTGGTGAGTAAGTGGCTTTGTGTTTCATTGGGTTTGCATCTCTGATTCTTAAAGGAGCTGATGTCTAGAGCACAATACATAAATTATATGAATGAAAAGAACAGCCTTTTGTACACCAGTCATCTGCTCCAAAAAAAGGTAACTGTGATCCAAATGTGTAAGGAAGTATGATGGATCAGAGGACACAAAAAAGTGCAGGAGTCTCATCATCAAATCAGGTAATCACCCCTCTTCTACCTCCATGATCATGATGTCTCTGGAACTCTGCTGTCTCACTTTGGGGTGCTGGACCTTGACAGCCACCATCCGACCATCCCAAAGGACTGCTCGGTGTACCTGCGCCAATGAAGCTGCACCCAGAGGAGTCTCCTCAAATTGTACAAACAGTTCTGATGTCTAAAGGGAAAAGAGTGTTGAAATGAATTTCCTGTGACATAGCCGAGAACCTGGTACCAAAAAAAGCCTGCAACTCTGTCACAGTTTACAAACATGGGTGATTTTCAGCAAAAAAACTTCACATACAACCTCTACATCTGATCTACGCCTAGATCTGGGtgttatatttttttctacatttaaaCCCCTTCGTTATCTGTAACTTTCCCTGGGGAGACACGTATTTTCAGCATTAGTAACTATCCCCAAACTTGCATCCCTtaacccccccacacacccaCTACTTTGTCTGGTGAGGATGATTaactgctctcatctctcccctCTTCTGACAGCAATAAATGAGGCAATAAATCTCCAACTGAtatcattttattaaagggggcggTGGTGTCTATAAAGCTCAGTGACCTCATTCTGATGACCCCTTCAGATCTCTGGAGGACTGATTAATTAGAGCTCATAATAAATGAATACCCAACATGCATTGATCATTGACAGCGATAAGGAGTATCAGAAAGTTAACCCTCTGGCACCCAGGGTAGATGTTCAGGTTGGCATGCCTTTACCTTCTTCCCCAGTTCCTCCTGGATGATGTGCAGCACATCAGGCAATGGTGTGGATGGAGCTCGGCTATGCAGCACGCTCAAGGTGCTTGTGTATTCTGGAGGTAATAGGTACTTCAGAGCTCCCAGGTGTTGCCCCACCTTAATGTATGTGCCACGATTGGAACAGCACAGGTCCAACAAGCGACGGGCAGACCGAGCATGTACCTTGAAGAAAATGCTGATAATGAATGTCAGAACCACAAATGTATAAATGTGGCACCATATACAGTAGATTGTCCCATACCTCAGATTTGAGAAAATCATATTCCTGAGTTGCTGGTGGAGTGTTACGAAGAGTTATGAGGTAATCAcaggtcacagctgcagtctgCAACACCATGAAATACATACAAAATTTCTGTATGAAAGTCCATAAATGAGATAACACAAATAAACACCCCCATGTGGTGACATCAATGATAAAAAGTCACAACAATTTACCTATACAAATTGACTGCTATGATACCTAGGATTATGCCCACACATCCCACATCCAAACCTAGTGTTTTTCTATGTCAAACATTTACTTTAGAAATATTCAAAGGAGGTTTAGGAGGGGGTTAGCAATGCACCTCAGCAATAACAATGCCTAGCACCTTTCTCATCCTTCACCCTTCAGCTACATCAATCCTGGGTCCAGCGATGTGTAGCCAGAGACCTGAGGTGCGCTGTCAAAGCACTGTAAGCCTAATTTTTATATTTCTTAAGTTTTCACATGGAAGGTATGGGTGACATATGTGGCCATAACCATTGTGACAAATTtactttaaaggggatgtctgggatattgaaaaaaaaagctatatataTAGCTTGGTAAGCTATTAACACAAATTCATCACCTCCATTTAGAGAGGCCAGCAAAGCTgtcctgaccactgctctgcacTTTCTACACAGTAAAACAGATGCTGTAGCAGGTAAGTATAAGATGTTCATTGTTTCAAAAGCCTCCACCCCCACCCCAAGCCATTTATAGCTTTTTTTGTAATCCCAGACAACCTgtttaaaataatgaaaatggTCTGTCTTGCAGGTCACTTACTGTTAACACAGCTCTCCCAATTCGCACTACTCCGAAGTCATTGGGGTCCCAGGACTGTGTTGCATAAATGAAACATCCAGAGGTGGCGAGACCAGCAGTAACCAGAGATGCAAGCCTGACAGTGCCTGTCATCATCCCTTCTGACCTGCATAACAGTAGCATATGAGAAATGGGGCGCTGATTAGGAGAAATCTTCATCCATATTTACCTCCAACTTTATCATCATAACATAGAACTGATTTTTAGCATGTTATTTTTGGTTTATATGGGTACactttacaattaaaacatctggtaCCTCTTTCTTCTCCACAGCAGACATCTATAGACTCAACCCTGTGTAGAAGCTACTAAGCCTGTGACCTTGCAGACCACAGAACAAGACACGTGGTTCCCACCAATGACAGATCACGTGAGTAAGTGATTTCAAATTGGAGATACCGATCCTCAGTAATCACCGTGGACATAGGGGATATAGAGACAGTGACATCTAATTTCAACTTACTTCCCACACTATCTGATCCTACCTATACAACACTTGGCACAGTCCAACTAGCGCTGTGCACGCCGGGAGATGTAGTTCAGGACCGCGCCCCCTGTACGAGAATTAACACAAATACTATACGGAGAAGAGGATGGAAGAGGGGGGAGCTTATGTAGTTATCTAAGTCAGTGTGTCTGTAGAGGTTACGTGCCTGTGAAACCAGGATTTGCAATTCGCCGACGCTTACACTGAATCTGGACTTCAACATTATGGCGGCTTTGCACAGCTGACATGCAGCCATTTTTCTGTGGTTTTGGTCTCTGCTGGTCTAGAGACGTCATGTGACTTTTCCATTTCCGGCCTGGCAGAAAGCGGTTTCCGGCTCAGAGAACGGGACGCAGAGATGGCGCTTGCGAGGTGAGTGTGGAGTAAAGAGGTTGTATCCCGTTCTACCTACTGGGACGCGGGATTTTTTAGTGGATTCGCATGTTTTCCTACTGACCGCCAGTGAATCTTAGTGCCCAGAGAGTCTATTATGTAGTGGAGATGACGGCGGCTGGGAGGAGTAACATCGGCCTAGTAGCACTATGTGATCAGAGAGTATCGGGGTAGTCCCCTTATAGTTATATGATGCACATGCTCCTGTAAGGAAAGTGATAAGATCAGCAGTATGGAAGTGTCTGAGAGGAAAACTGGTTTAGTTGCTTATGGCGACCAATTAGATCTCacctttcataaaaaaaaaaaaactgctccgAATAATGATAGCAGAACTAAGCAACTAGAACAGGTCTGccctcagacacctctgataaaccCCTTCAGTGTTTAGAGATGAGATGTACTGTTATGCATTGGGAATTCTCAACCCTTCATCTTGCACATAAACTATGTGTCTTTTAAAATAACCTGAACCCATTGTCATAAAGGTTGGGAAGCTCCCATGTGGATGGTCCTATCATGTGCCTTGTTGACTCCTGTGATGCCACTACTTTGTTTCTCTTTCTTATAGCTTTTTACCAGCACCCACACAGCTTTCACAGGATCAGTTGGAGGCAGAAGAGAAGTTGCGAGCTCAGAAATCTCGCCAGACTGCGCTAGTGGCATCACGccgagagccccctccctatggACACCGTAAAGGCTGGGTGCCCCGGACGTTGGAGGTCAGCAGGACTCTTTATTGGAACTGCTGGGCTTATGTCTCATGTTTTCTGAAACTGTCTTGTGATCTCTGCAGGATTTTGGCGATGGCGGCGCCTTCCCGGAGATTCATGTGGCTCAGTACCCTCTGGACATGGGAAGGAAGAAGCGGATGTCCAACGCCTTGGCAGTACAAGTGGATGCTGAAGGAAAGATCAAATATGATGCCATTGCTCGCCAGGGCCAGTCCAAGGATAAGGTGAGTAAAGTTCATGTACTGTCTTGATGTGTATTATGGAATAGCCGGATTAGCGATACAAGCATAAATGCCTGTAAAAAGGGACCAGAAATAGAATTGGAGCAACTGTTGTAGATGAAGCTTATATTTATTGTTAAAACACATGTGTTTCTGCTCAGCTTGTCATCCTTCATCAGGTCTGAATACAATGACATTTACAAccaacatatataatatattagaaCCACTCCCCCTCTGCCGAGCCTTGGAAAAAACACTGGGAGCTCATTCCGTGTGGTGGGTGGAGATAGAGTATAAACAATACACAGAATGAGTATATTCAATCAAAGCTGAGTGGGTTCATGCATCATAAATGCACCGGGCTATGGATACCGACCTGTACCCGGACAACAAGAGGCTGCACCATCCACTAGACTTGTCTAAATTCTTTTCTGCATAACGCTTAATCATTTATTTTTGCATCAAAGGTGTTAATAGCTCTCACGTGGACTTGTGTTCTCTTATCTCTCCTTCTCTATCCTGCTGTTACCTTAAACAAAACACAACCCTTCCCAGTTTAGTTGtgtttctgcatagagaaggcaTGTAATCTGTAGTGTTTTCAATTTTTGTTTTCTGTTTACTTCAGGTCGTATTCAGTAAATATACAGATCTTGTTCCAAAGGAAGTGATGGATGAAGATGACCCTGATCTCCAGAGACCAGATGAGGAGAGCATTCGAGAGGTACAGGGGGATAGAGATAATATAGGCTTTTTAAACACCATAATCTAATTAGTGTTTGAATACTTAATTTCACTTTTATGGAAGGTCGAGGTAAGGTAAATACTCCTTTGTTTTACAATTCGGGGGAGCCTTTCAACAAGTTCCCAGCTTTCATTTTGTTGGAAGCCTTCAGTAGACTGGGATAAAATGCTATGCAGGCGGTTCCCATCTTAAatcccccgacttacagacaacccctcgtTACAGACGGACCGCTCTGTCTGTAATGAcgttttgataatccttgttcccataacaaaatattttgaacatccaattgtcactgtgacaaaaaaaaattgtctaactaTAAAAATTAAATATCCTAGTTtggacatacaaattcaacttaagaccaaacattaggaacctatcttgtacgtaacctaaggactgtctgtattctgccaaacagtattgcagtattaagTACAAGCAGTTGGAGATTTTTCATTTCCAAAACTATTCGAACTATAATTATGTTATATCTTAGTAATATGAGTAAAAGTGTTGCAGATTTTTAATTGACTTTGGGTGGCACCGCTACTTCATATCTCTCCATATGGTATGTTATACCAGGATTCTCACTTTTTCCCTCCAGCTCACAGAGAAGACCCGACAGGCTCTTGATAAAGCAGTGTCC harbors:
- the ADCK1 gene encoding aarF domain-containing protein kinase 1 isoform X6, which gives rise to MLTEDHCRDQHEEERRSEGMMTGTVRLASLVTAGLATSGCFIYATQSWDPNDFGVVRIGRAVLTTAAVTCDYLITLRNTPPATQEYDFLKSEVHARSARRLLDLCCSNRGTYIKVGQHLGALKYLLPPEYTSTLSVLHSRAPSTPLPDVLHIIQEELGKKTSELFVQFEETPLGAASLAQVHRAVLWDGRMVAVKVQHPKVRQQSSRDIMIMEVLLRIVKKVFPQFEFMWLVEEAKKNLPRELDFLNEARNAEKMADMVRKFPFLKIPKIHWDISTERVLVMEYVQGGQANDLDYMKRNNIDVDKAQEIRSNAAAYLPQISQLLASVPRQMLLLLKTNDLLRGIETTLGTNANASSFLCMSRCCVQAIARHHRKTASSLWSYTYISISEWLRLGQLQLYELFLWAHSSSLGQRLIYLVHWISHSLY
- the ADCK1 gene encoding aarF domain-containing protein kinase 1 isoform X3; amino-acid sequence: MLTEDHCRDQHEEERRSEGMMTGTVRLASLVTAGLATSGCFIYATQSWDPNDFGVVRIGRAVLTTAAVTCDYLITLRNTPPATQEYDFLKSEVHARSARRLLDLCCSNRGTYIKVGQHLGALKYLLPPEYTSTLSVLHSRAPSTPLPDVLHIIQEELGKKTSELFVQFEETPLGAASLAQVHRAVLWDGRMVAVKVQHPKVLLRIVKKVFPQFEFMWLVEEAKKNLPRELDFLNEARNAEKMADMVRKFPFLKIPKIHWDISTERVLVMEYVQGGQANDLDYMKRNNIDVDKVSQALGKLYSEMIFVHGFVHCDPHPGNVLVRQTEDSRSPEIILLDHGLYQELTDDFRLNYCHLWKALIAADMDGVCKYSQHLGAGDLYPLFACMLTARSWDSVNRGIDQGPVSTEEAQEIRSNAAAYLPQISQLLASVPRQMLLLLKTNDLLRGIETTLGTNANASSFLCMSRCCVQAIARHHRKTASSLWSYTYISISEWLRLGQLQLYELFLWAHSSSLGQRLIYLVHWISHSLY
- the ADCK1 gene encoding aarF domain-containing protein kinase 1 isoform X2; the protein is MLTEDHCRDQHEEERRSEGMMTGTVRLASLVTAGLATSGCFIYATQSWDPNDFGVVRIGRAVLTTAAVTCDYLITLRNTPPATQEYDFLKSEVHARSARRLLDLCCSNRGTYIKVGQHLGALKYLLPPEYTSTLSVLHSRAPSTPLPDVLHIIQEELGKKTSELFVQFEETPLGAASLAQVHRAVLWDGRMVAVKVQHPKVRQQSSRDIMIMEFEFMWLVEEAKKNLPRELDFLNEARNAEKMADMVRKFPFLKIPKIHWDISTERVLVMEYVQGGQANDLDYMKRNNIDVDKVSQALGKLYSEMIFVHGFVHCDPHPGNVLVRQTEDSRSPEIILLDHGLYQELTDDFRLNYCHLWKALIAADMDGVCKYSQHLGAGDLYPLFACMLTARSWDSVNRGIDQGPVSTEEAQEIRSNAAAYLPQISQLLASVPRQMLLLLKTNDLLRGIETTLGTNANASSFLCMSRCCVQAIARHHRKTASSLWSYTYISISEWLRLGQLQLYELFLWAHSSSLGQRLIYLVHWISHSLY
- the ADCK1 gene encoding aarF domain-containing protein kinase 1 isoform X4 codes for the protein MMTGTVRLASLVTAGLATSGCFIYATQSWDPNDFGVVRIGRAVLTTAAVTCDYLITLRNTPPATQEYDFLKSEVHARSARRLLDLCCSNRGTYIKVGQHLGALKYLLPPEYTSTLSVLHSRAPSTPLPDVLHIIQEELGKKTSELFVQFEETPLGAASLAQVHRAVLWDGRMVAVKVQHPKVRQQSSRDIMIMEVLLRIVKKVFPQFEFMWLVEEAKKNLPRELDFLNEARNAEKMADMVRKFPFLKIPKIHWDISTERVLVMEYVQGGQANDLDYMKRNNIDVDKVSQALGKLYSEMIFVHGFVHCDPHPGNVLVRQTEDSRSPEIILLDHGLYQELTDDFRLNYCHLWKALIAADMDGVCKYSQHLGAGDLYPLFACMLTARSWDSVNRGIDQGPVSTEEAQEIRSNAAAYLPQISQLLASVPRQMLLLLKTNDLLRGIETTLGTNANASSFLCMSRCCVQAIARHHRKTASSLWSYTYISISEWLRLGQLQLYELFLWAHSSSLGQRLIYLVHWISHSLY
- the ADCK1 gene encoding aarF domain-containing protein kinase 1 isoform X1 codes for the protein MLTEDHCRDQHEEERRSEGMMTGTVRLASLVTAGLATSGCFIYATQSWDPNDFGVVRIGRAVLTTAAVTCDYLITLRNTPPATQEYDFLKSEVHARSARRLLDLCCSNRGTYIKVGQHLGALKYLLPPEYTSTLSVLHSRAPSTPLPDVLHIIQEELGKKTSELFVQFEETPLGAASLAQVHRAVLWDGRMVAVKVQHPKVRQQSSRDIMIMEVLLRIVKKVFPQFEFMWLVEEAKKNLPRELDFLNEARNAEKMADMVRKFPFLKIPKIHWDISTERVLVMEYVQGGQANDLDYMKRNNIDVDKVSQALGKLYSEMIFVHGFVHCDPHPGNVLVRQTEDSRSPEIILLDHGLYQELTDDFRLNYCHLWKALIAADMDGVCKYSQHLGAGDLYPLFACMLTARSWDSVNRGIDQGPVSTEEAQEIRSNAAAYLPQISQLLASVPRQMLLLLKTNDLLRGIETTLGTNANASSFLCMSRCCVQAIARHHRKTASSLWSYTYISISEWLRLGQLQLYELFLWAHSSSLGQRLIYLVHWISHSLY